In the Thermococcus sp. MAR1 genome, one interval contains:
- a CDS encoding Lrp/AsnC family transcriptional regulator yields MVDELDLRILSLLQENARLSYREIARELKVAVGTVYNRIKRMEEEGIIKGFAPILDYEKLGFGLTTVIGVKAQGRRIVEIEREIAQSNRVIMVYDITGEFDIVVVAKFKDRADMNRFVKWLLSLEGVEKTNTSVAMQVVKEDLRLKLTED; encoded by the coding sequence ATGGTGGACGAGCTGGACCTTAGGATACTCTCTCTGCTCCAGGAGAACGCTAGGCTCTCTTATCGCGAGATAGCCCGCGAATTGAAGGTAGCGGTTGGAACAGTGTATAACCGTATCAAGAGGATGGAAGAGGAGGGGATAATAAAGGGTTTTGCGCCCATTCTTGACTACGAGAAGCTTGGCTTCGGCCTCACTACAGTCATAGGGGTCAAAGCCCAGGGCAGGAGGATAGTTGAGATAGAGCGAGAAATAGCCCAGAGCAACCGGGTGATAATGGTCTACGACATAACGGGGGAGTTCGACATAGTCGTGGTTGCCAAGTTCAAGGACAGGGCTGATATGAACCGCTTTGTCAAGTGGCTCCTCTCGCTGGAAGGGGTGGAAAAAACGAACACGAGCGTGGCGATGCAGGTTGTGAAGGAAGATCTGAGGCTTAAACTAACGGAGGACTAG